A part of Corynebacterium mustelae genomic DNA contains:
- a CDS encoding TrmH family RNA methyltransferase — protein sequence MDLHFDEAFTERTPRVVNAAKLHKTQARKKANRFIVEGENSVESAVATGAATDVFVTETAAEKFEPIIRMAGHMNVYVHPITEKAAKSLSDTSTTTGLFAICTPVLWPLAKALSGKPTLVSVPVRTNDPGNAGTLIRVSDAVGADAVIFAGETVDPHSSKVVRSSAGSLFHLPVAREIDTDAVVDKLRNRGLLIIATAADGEVSLDQADAILRKPTAWLFGNEAHGLGEDLLQQADYRIRIPIRGRAESLNLATAAAICLYESAKVQNQLDQS from the coding sequence ATGGATCTACATTTCGACGAGGCTTTCACGGAACGAACTCCACGCGTGGTAAACGCTGCAAAACTTCATAAGACGCAGGCGCGTAAGAAGGCGAACCGGTTTATCGTCGAAGGTGAAAATTCGGTGGAGTCAGCGGTAGCCACCGGAGCGGCAACTGATGTTTTTGTTACCGAGACCGCTGCGGAAAAGTTCGAACCAATCATTCGGATGGCTGGCCATATGAATGTGTATGTGCACCCGATTACGGAAAAAGCGGCCAAAAGTTTGTCGGACACATCAACCACCACCGGACTGTTCGCTATTTGTACACCGGTACTGTGGCCGCTAGCCAAAGCCCTCAGCGGAAAACCAACATTGGTGAGTGTTCCGGTGCGAACAAATGATCCTGGCAATGCAGGTACACTGATTCGAGTCTCGGATGCGGTTGGTGCGGATGCTGTGATTTTTGCGGGCGAGACAGTAGATCCCCACTCTTCAAAAGTGGTTCGATCCTCGGCCGGATCGCTTTTTCATTTACCAGTTGCGCGGGAAATAGATACCGATGCGGTCGTGGACAAACTTCGTAACCGAGGGTTGTTGATTATAGCTACTGCCGCAGACGGGGAAGTCTCACTTGATCAGGCTGACGCCATATTGCGTAAACCAACCGCGTGGTTATTTGGAAACGAAGCACACGGATTGGGTGAAGATCTACTACAGCAAGCCGATTATCGGATTCGCATCCCGATTCGTGGCAGGGCGGAGTCACTGAATCTTGCAACTGCTGCTGCGATATGTCTCTATGAGTCTGCCAAGGTGCAAAATCAATTAGACCAGAGCTGA
- the infC gene encoding translation initiation factor IF-3 gives MSAEARINERIRVPEVRLVGPNGEQVGIVRIDDARKLAYDADLDLVEVAPNAKPPVCKIMDYGKFKYEQAQKAREARKNQQQTVVKEQKFRPKIDDHDYETKKSNVIRFLNKGSKVKVTIMFRGREQSRPELGFRLLERLAEDVAEYGIVESKPKQDGRNMTMVFGPVRKGKK, from the coding sequence ATCAGCGCTGAAGCTCGAATTAATGAGCGTATCCGAGTCCCCGAGGTCCGTCTTGTTGGCCCTAACGGTGAGCAGGTAGGTATCGTTCGTATCGATGATGCTCGTAAATTGGCATATGATGCCGATCTTGATTTGGTGGAGGTGGCGCCAAATGCAAAGCCTCCGGTATGCAAGATTATGGATTACGGCAAGTTTAAATATGAACAAGCTCAGAAGGCTCGTGAGGCTCGTAAGAATCAGCAGCAAACGGTAGTCAAGGAGCAAAAGTTCCGTCCGAAAATCGATGACCACGATTATGAGACGAAAAAGAGCAATGTGATCCGCTTCCTTAACAAGGGTTCCAAAGTGAAGGTTACCATTATGTTCCGTGGTCGTGAGCAATCTCGTCCGGAACTTGGTTTCCGTCTTTTGGAGCGATTGGCTGAGGATGTCGCCGAATATGGCATCGTCGAGTCGAAGCCAAAGCAAGACGGTCGTAATATGACCATGGTTTTCGGCCCGGTGCGCAAGGGCAAGAAGTAA
- the argC gene encoding N-acetyl-gamma-glutamyl-phosphate reductase, whose amino-acid sequence MSIKVAVAGASGYAGGEILRLLLTHPLYQSGEIEIGCLAGASTAGESVARLMPHLVDLAGREIEPTDPKVLAGHDVVFLGLPHGHSAEIAKQLPPEVLVIDCAADFRLRNEQDWVKFYGSSYSGSWPYGIPELPGNREVLAKSKRIAVPGCFPTGATFAMLPAIVNDLVLPDLNFVSITGVSGGGKKASVGLLGSETMGSLKAYNTAGKHRHNPEIKQNLQAFCDSEVSVSFTPVLAPLPRGILTTASAPLKAPLTSHEARNIYNEFYRSEPFVYLVPDGEQPQTQNVLGSNMCHLQVEVDHAANKLLVTTAIDNLTKGTAGAAVQCMNIALGFEETAGLPRNAVAP is encoded by the coding sequence ATGTCGATCAAGGTAGCGGTAGCGGGAGCGTCTGGTTACGCAGGCGGTGAGATTTTACGGTTGTTACTCACACATCCTTTGTATCAGTCAGGTGAAATTGAAATAGGTTGTCTTGCTGGTGCTTCAACAGCGGGGGAATCGGTGGCACGACTTATGCCACATTTGGTGGATCTTGCTGGTCGAGAGATCGAGCCAACTGATCCAAAGGTGCTGGCTGGGCATGACGTCGTCTTTTTGGGATTGCCGCATGGTCATTCCGCAGAAATCGCCAAGCAACTTCCACCAGAGGTACTTGTGATCGATTGTGCGGCCGACTTTCGGCTCCGCAACGAACAGGATTGGGTGAAATTCTATGGTTCTAGCTATTCCGGTAGCTGGCCTTATGGGATCCCAGAGTTGCCCGGAAATCGGGAAGTATTAGCCAAATCGAAACGTATTGCAGTACCCGGTTGTTTTCCGACGGGCGCTACTTTTGCCATGTTGCCAGCAATCGTCAATGATTTAGTCCTACCTGACCTTAATTTTGTATCCATCACTGGGGTGTCTGGCGGTGGGAAGAAAGCAAGCGTTGGACTATTGGGATCGGAAACCATGGGTTCCCTTAAGGCGTATAATACCGCGGGCAAACATCGCCATAATCCTGAAATTAAACAAAACCTTCAGGCCTTCTGCGATAGCGAAGTGTCGGTTAGTTTTACTCCGGTGTTGGCACCGTTACCACGGGGGATACTCACTACTGCCTCAGCTCCGTTAAAAGCACCATTGACTTCCCACGAGGCTCGGAATATCTATAACGAATTTTATCGATCAGAGCCATTTGTATATCTTGTGCCAGATGGCGAACAGCCACAAACCCAGAATGTTCTGGGCTCGAATATGTGCCATCTGCAGGTGGAGGTCGATCACGCAGCCAATAAACTGCTGGTGACTACCGCGATAGATAATTTAACAAAAGGAACCGCTGGTGCAGCGGTGCAATGCATGAACATCGCATTAGGCTTCGAAGAAACTGCTGGTTTGCCGCGTAATGCTGTGGCACCCTGA
- a CDS encoding metal-sensitive transcriptional regulator — MHLEPGEVKASITRLKRAHGQLAAVIRMLEDGEECEAAITQLAAVSKAIDKAGFSIIAVGMKKCLREEGTELDQAKLEKLFLSLS, encoded by the coding sequence ATGCATTTAGAACCAGGAGAAGTAAAAGCATCCATCACTCGTCTCAAACGTGCTCATGGACAACTTGCAGCCGTTATCCGCATGCTTGAGGACGGTGAGGAATGTGAAGCTGCAATCACCCAACTGGCGGCCGTTTCCAAAGCAATAGACAAAGCTGGTTTTTCCATCATTGCGGTAGGCATGAAAAAATGTCTCCGCGAAGAAGGCACGGAACTAGACCAAGCAAAACTGGAAAAGCTGTTTCTATCGCTGAGTTAG
- the rplT gene encoding 50S ribosomal protein L20 encodes MARVKRSLNAKKKRREILKSAKGYRGQRSRLYRKAKEQWLHSMTYAYRDRRARKSEFRKLWITRINAAARMNDITYNRLIQGLKLAGIEVDRKILAELAVNDFAAFSAICDAAKAALPADVNAPKAA; translated from the coding sequence GTGGCACGTGTCAAGCGCTCACTCAACGCCAAGAAGAAGCGTCGCGAGATTCTAAAGTCCGCCAAGGGCTACCGGGGTCAGCGTTCCCGCCTGTACCGTAAGGCAAAGGAACAGTGGCTGCACTCCATGACTTACGCTTACCGCGATCGTCGGGCACGTAAGTCAGAGTTCCGCAAGCTGTGGATTACTCGTATCAACGCTGCAGCTCGTATGAACGACATCACTTACAATCGCTTGATCCAGGGTCTTAAGCTCGCTGGTATTGAAGTCGACCGTAAGATTCTTGCTGAGCTGGCAGTTAATGACTTCGCTGCATTCTCTGCAATTTGCGATGCAGCAAAGGCCGCGCTGCCTGCAGATGTAAACGCACCAAAAGCTGCTTAG
- the argJ gene encoding bifunctional glutamate N-acetyltransferase/amino-acid acetyltransferase ArgJ, whose translation MITEPRGFAAAGTTAGIKPSGKPDMALVVNEGPKFAAAAVFTRNRVVAAPVKLSRSAIEDGQLRAVIFNSGNANACTGAVGEQNCEMTIKKVADTLGFNFLDVAACSTGLIGDQLPMDKVLAGVEKLIPALGAKGEEAAVAIMTTDTVHKQAIVCADGWSVAGMGKGVGMMAPSLATMLVCLTTDADVPSEMLDEALRKATATTFDCIDIDGSTSTNDTVILMASGASGKSPTQAELDAAVFAVCDDLAAQMQADAEGVTKRVTITVTGTTTDEMAHNAARTVARDNLFKCAMFGSDPNWGRTLAAVGMADADMDAENIAVYFNNQAVCLNSSGTPEARSVDLTGADIDVHIDLGTGGTGVAKVRTTDLSLQYVDFNSAYST comes from the coding sequence ATGATTACCGAACCACGTGGATTTGCAGCGGCTGGAACGACCGCAGGGATCAAGCCGTCCGGCAAGCCAGACATGGCTTTAGTAGTAAATGAGGGCCCTAAATTCGCAGCGGCAGCAGTTTTTACCCGGAATAGGGTCGTTGCGGCACCAGTCAAACTATCCCGATCCGCAATTGAAGATGGCCAATTACGTGCGGTCATCTTCAATTCGGGCAACGCCAATGCTTGTACCGGAGCGGTCGGCGAGCAAAATTGTGAAATGACAATAAAGAAAGTTGCCGATACTTTAGGATTTAATTTCCTTGATGTTGCTGCCTGTTCTACTGGGCTTATTGGGGATCAATTGCCGATGGACAAGGTACTGGCGGGCGTCGAAAAGCTTATCCCTGCGCTTGGTGCCAAGGGCGAAGAAGCGGCAGTAGCAATCATGACAACCGACACGGTGCACAAACAAGCCATTGTTTGTGCAGACGGATGGTCGGTGGCAGGTATGGGCAAAGGAGTTGGGATGATGGCGCCAAGTCTAGCGACAATGCTTGTGTGCCTTACAACCGATGCCGACGTGCCCAGTGAAATGCTAGATGAAGCATTGCGGAAAGCTACTGCGACAACCTTCGATTGCATCGATATTGATGGTTCTACCTCGACGAACGATACCGTCATCCTTATGGCGTCTGGTGCTTCTGGAAAAAGCCCTACTCAAGCCGAATTAGACGCAGCGGTATTCGCAGTTTGTGATGACTTAGCTGCGCAAATGCAAGCAGATGCGGAGGGGGTGACCAAGCGGGTAACTATTACTGTCACTGGCACCACGACCGACGAAATGGCGCACAATGCCGCTCGAACAGTCGCTCGGGATAATTTGTTTAAATGCGCAATGTTTGGTTCCGACCCAAACTGGGGTAGAACCCTCGCCGCGGTGGGGATGGCCGACGCTGATATGGACGCGGAAAACATAGCTGTTTATTTCAACAACCAAGCAGTATGTCTTAATTCCAGTGGAACTCCAGAAGCACGATCTGTCGATCTCACGGGGGCAGACATTGATGTCCACATAGATCTTGGAACTGGAGGAACGGGTGTCGCGAAAGTGCGAACCACCGATCTTTCGCTCCAGTACGTTGACTTTAATTCCGCGTATTCCACTTAA
- the rpmI gene encoding 50S ribosomal protein L35, which translates to MKQKTHKGTAKRIKTTGSGKLRREQANRRHLLEGKPSKRTRRLKGTEDVAPADVKRVKRLLGKA; encoded by the coding sequence ATGAAGCAGAAGACCCACAAGGGCACCGCTAAGCGGATCAAGACCACTGGCTCTGGCAAGCTGCGTCGTGAGCAGGCTAACCGCCGCCACCTCCTTGAAGGTAAGCCTTCCAAGCGGACTCGTCGCCTGAAGGGCACCGAGGATGTCGCTCCTGCCGATGTCAAGCGCGTTAAGCGTCTACTGGGCAAGGCTTAA
- the pheS gene encoding phenylalanine--tRNA ligase subunit alpha, with translation MLTEASLTAAAEAAEQAFHAAANLEELAVARREHLGDDAPIPQARRTLGSLPKEDRKEAGRLVNVARGRVEKQYAETKALLEQKRNAEVLKAERVDVTIPTTRTQTGALHPITTLSENIADIFIAMGYEVAEGPEVEAEYFNFDSLNFIPDHPARTLQDTFHVSVPGSKQVLRTHTSPVQMRTMLERDVPIYIVCPGRVFRTDELDATHTPVFHQIEGLAVDKGLTMAHLRGTLDHLAKTLFGPETRTRMRTNYFPFTEPSAEVDVWFENKKGGAGWIEWGGCGMVNPNVLRAAGIDPEVYNGFAFGMGLERTLQFRNGLNDMRDMVEGDVRFTLPFGIQA, from the coding sequence ATGCTGACTGAAGCTAGCTTAACCGCGGCTGCCGAAGCGGCGGAACAGGCATTCCATGCTGCTGCCAATCTGGAAGAACTGGCCGTCGCTCGTCGAGAGCATTTAGGTGACGATGCGCCGATTCCGCAGGCGCGTCGTACCCTGGGATCATTGCCAAAAGAAGACCGGAAGGAAGCTGGTCGCCTGGTCAACGTGGCACGTGGTCGCGTCGAAAAGCAATATGCAGAGACTAAGGCGCTGTTAGAACAAAAGCGAAACGCCGAGGTGTTGAAAGCTGAGCGGGTCGATGTAACCATCCCCACTACCCGCACGCAAACCGGTGCGCTGCATCCGATAACAACATTGAGCGAAAACATCGCGGACATCTTTATCGCAATGGGGTATGAGGTAGCAGAAGGCCCCGAGGTTGAGGCGGAGTATTTCAATTTCGATTCATTAAACTTCATCCCGGATCACCCAGCCCGTACACTTCAAGATACTTTCCACGTATCGGTGCCTGGATCGAAACAAGTATTACGTACACATACATCTCCAGTTCAGATGCGCACCATGCTGGAACGCGATGTCCCCATCTACATTGTGTGCCCGGGACGAGTGTTCCGAACTGACGAATTAGATGCGACTCATACGCCGGTGTTCCACCAAATTGAAGGGCTGGCAGTAGATAAAGGCCTGACAATGGCTCACTTGCGAGGAACTCTCGATCATCTTGCCAAAACTCTTTTTGGCCCTGAAACACGCACCCGCATGCGAACCAATTATTTCCCATTCACCGAACCTTCCGCTGAAGTCGACGTTTGGTTCGAAAACAAAAAAGGTGGTGCGGGTTGGATCGAATGGGGCGGATGCGGGATGGTCAACCCTAATGTACTCCGTGCCGCAGGAATCGACCCGGAAGTCTACAACGGTTTTGCATTTGGAATGGGACTGGAACGTACCCTGCAATTCCGTAACGGACTTAACGACATGCGGGACATGGTAGAAGGCGACGTTCGGTTCACCCTGCCATTCGGCATTCAGGCTTAA
- the pheT gene encoding phenylalanine--tRNA ligase subunit beta yields MLISQSWLTKLLRASNPEWHGVTPEELDAGFVRVGFETEGFSSIPETTGPLVIGRVETIEELEGFKKPIRHCMVNVGDANGTGELQSIVCGARNFIEGSTVVVALPGTVLPGDFAISARETYGRMSAGMICSAAELGLTDKSAGIMTLDPSVGEPGVDARPILELDDTVFDVNITPDRGYALSARGLSRELASAFDLSFAEPTVITNNISGGVGGPNLSIDQGTKTRRFGLKLVSGIDPTAQTPYWMQRELMLAGQRPVNAATDVTNYVMLLLGQPMHAFDADKISGGLVVRTAEAGEKLTTLDHVERSLDSEDVVICDDNGIQSMAGVMGGSTSEISDDTTNVYFEAANWDPITTARTSRRHKLSSEASRRFERGVDPALVESALELACTLLQEIAGGTVEPWTVLEGEVPRLPTITMSVSRPSEIAGVEYSRETVISRLEEVGCTVAISSCGAKLEVTPPSWRPDLTESCDLVEEILRLEGLEDIPSIVPPAPVGRGLSPAQKRRRAIGHALAYNGYVEILPTPFIRQDTFDTWGLAADDERRKAVTVQNPLDADYAVLGTTLLPSMLEAVSRNVSRGMTDLYLFGQQQVSIARGNGISPMPSVTARPDDETIHELLDSLPVQPLHVATVGVGAIETEGSWGSGRAYTYADAIESAKIVARAAGVELELRNAEYLPWHPGRCAELIVDGIVVGYAGELHPQVLERLELPARTCAMELNVSALPLTEVLPAPVLSAFPTVKQDLALVVEENIPAEDLRKVIVEAAGPLLESVELFDVYRAESLGEGKKSLAFALTFRAPDRTLTDEECSKGRIAAAELAKERFGANMRA; encoded by the coding sequence ATGCTTATTTCGCAAAGCTGGCTTACTAAACTCCTGCGTGCTTCTAACCCTGAATGGCACGGAGTAACACCTGAAGAACTCGACGCAGGATTCGTTCGCGTGGGGTTTGAAACGGAAGGATTCTCAAGTATCCCAGAAACCACCGGGCCACTTGTTATCGGTCGGGTGGAAACTATAGAAGAACTTGAAGGCTTCAAGAAGCCCATCCGACACTGCATGGTGAATGTCGGCGATGCCAACGGCACCGGCGAGCTGCAATCGATTGTCTGCGGTGCTCGCAACTTCATTGAAGGCTCAACGGTGGTTGTTGCGCTTCCTGGGACTGTCCTACCAGGCGACTTCGCTATTTCCGCTCGTGAGACGTACGGCCGGATGTCAGCTGGCATGATTTGCTCAGCGGCGGAGTTGGGTCTTACGGATAAATCTGCTGGCATTATGACGCTTGACCCTAGTGTGGGGGAGCCCGGTGTTGATGCGCGTCCAATCCTGGAATTAGACGATACAGTTTTCGACGTAAACATCACGCCAGATCGCGGTTACGCGCTTTCCGCCCGTGGGCTAAGCCGGGAGCTTGCATCTGCTTTTGATCTCAGTTTTGCTGAGCCGACGGTGATAACCAACAATATCTCTGGCGGAGTTGGAGGCCCTAACCTTAGCATTGATCAGGGAACGAAAACTCGTCGGTTCGGTCTGAAATTGGTTTCCGGAATTGACCCAACGGCACAAACCCCTTACTGGATGCAGCGAGAGTTGATGCTTGCAGGCCAACGCCCAGTAAACGCAGCGACCGATGTGACCAACTACGTCATGTTGTTGTTGGGGCAGCCTATGCACGCGTTTGATGCCGACAAGATTTCTGGCGGCCTGGTTGTGCGTACCGCTGAAGCTGGTGAAAAACTCACCACGCTGGATCACGTCGAACGTAGTCTTGATAGTGAAGATGTCGTAATTTGTGACGATAATGGCATTCAAAGTATGGCGGGTGTCATGGGCGGCTCAACCTCCGAGATTTCCGACGACACCACTAATGTGTACTTCGAGGCGGCCAACTGGGATCCCATAACGACCGCTCGCACTTCACGGCGCCACAAGCTTAGCTCAGAAGCCTCTCGGCGCTTCGAACGGGGAGTTGATCCCGCATTAGTTGAAAGCGCACTGGAACTAGCGTGCACCTTATTACAGGAAATTGCGGGCGGCACCGTTGAACCATGGACCGTACTGGAAGGCGAGGTTCCTCGGCTTCCAACGATTACAATGAGCGTTTCCCGCCCGTCAGAAATCGCTGGTGTCGAGTATTCCCGTGAAACCGTTATCAGTCGACTCGAAGAAGTAGGGTGCACCGTAGCTATTAGCTCTTGTGGCGCAAAACTTGAGGTTACCCCACCATCCTGGCGCCCAGATCTTACTGAATCCTGTGATTTAGTGGAGGAGATTTTACGGCTCGAAGGGTTGGAAGATATTCCATCGATTGTGCCACCTGCGCCAGTTGGCCGAGGGCTCAGTCCCGCGCAAAAGCGTCGGCGTGCGATTGGGCATGCACTGGCGTACAACGGCTACGTCGAGATTCTGCCAACTCCGTTTATTCGCCAAGACACCTTTGATACGTGGGGCTTGGCTGCGGACGACGAACGGCGCAAGGCTGTGACCGTTCAAAATCCACTGGACGCCGACTACGCGGTGCTGGGCACAACGTTACTGCCGTCAATGTTGGAGGCGGTTTCGCGTAATGTTTCCCGAGGCATGACTGATCTTTACCTATTTGGTCAACAACAGGTTTCCATTGCTCGCGGCAATGGAATTTCGCCGATGCCGTCAGTGACTGCTCGTCCAGATGATGAGACGATCCACGAGCTGTTAGATTCTCTACCTGTACAACCGCTCCACGTTGCTACAGTTGGCGTCGGTGCTATAGAGACGGAAGGGTCGTGGGGCAGCGGTCGCGCGTATACCTACGCAGATGCGATTGAATCGGCCAAGATCGTCGCCCGTGCTGCTGGGGTGGAGTTGGAATTGCGTAATGCGGAGTATCTGCCGTGGCACCCCGGCCGGTGTGCTGAATTGATTGTGGACGGTATTGTTGTCGGATACGCAGGTGAATTGCACCCACAGGTTCTCGAACGCCTGGAACTTCCAGCTAGAACCTGCGCGATGGAGCTCAATGTTTCTGCGCTGCCACTGACCGAGGTCTTGCCAGCACCGGTGTTATCGGCTTTCCCAACCGTGAAACAAGATCTGGCGTTGGTCGTTGAGGAAAACATCCCTGCTGAAGACCTACGCAAAGTGATCGTTGAGGCAGCCGGTCCGTTGTTGGAATCTGTTGAGCTTTTCGACGTCTACCGAGCTGAAAGCCTTGGCGAAGGCAAGAAATCCTTGGCCTTTGCACTGACATTCCGGGCACCTGATCGGACGCTGACCGATGAAGAATGCTCAAAGGGGCGCATTGCAGCTGCTGAATTAGCTAAAGAACGTTTCGGGGCGAACATGCGTGCATAG
- a CDS encoding SMI1/KNR4 family protein, producing the protein MSDGNLEHYSQVKQLIAKLPAETTFHPSKVQLEWVTEAEAKSKVRLPESFRRFVLEYDTIKLQGYWTFTVAPPEFSDDYPEDIFTFYRNSSEGNPTEYDKLLFLVTGEGDECYFFPVIEGKALDKVYVADAFSPEFCTPYADSFYEFLVTEIPRSYPECFRH; encoded by the coding sequence ATGTCCGACGGTAACCTAGAGCACTATTCACAGGTAAAGCAGCTTATAGCCAAACTACCAGCCGAAACCACGTTCCACCCCAGTAAGGTACAACTTGAATGGGTAACTGAAGCTGAAGCTAAAAGTAAGGTGCGGCTACCAGAATCATTCAGACGGTTTGTGCTTGAATACGACACAATAAAATTGCAAGGGTACTGGACTTTTACAGTTGCGCCACCTGAATTTAGTGACGACTATCCGGAAGATATTTTCACCTTTTACCGCAACTCAAGTGAGGGCAATCCAACCGAATACGACAAATTGCTGTTTCTCGTTACCGGGGAAGGCGACGAATGCTACTTTTTCCCTGTTATTGAAGGCAAAGCACTGGACAAAGTCTACGTGGCTGATGCTTTTTCTCCTGAATTTTGCACACCATATGCAGACTCCTTTTACGAGTTCCTAGTGACAGAAATTCCGCGTAGCTACCCGGAATGTTTCCGTCACTAA
- a CDS encoding FAD-dependent oxidoreductase yields MTTTVIVGGVAGGMSTATRLRRRDENMEIIVFEASPHVSYANCGLPYYVGSIIPERESLLLQTPESLSSRFNIDVHVNHRVTAIDPENQIVTVQTPTGQITQKYDFLVLSPGARPITPPIPGIERATMLRTVEDADAIVEKLTANTKTAAIIGGGFIGLELAENFRNRGMNVTVIERAPHILTPFDQEMAGIVTQRLRENGVTVLTNTEVTAIGDVTITLSTGEELSADLVIAAIGVAPDSSLAKAAGIELGDRGGIKVNDQLQTNISNIFALGDAAEKRDSIDGSDQLIPLAQTANRNGRLVADIITGRNVSRTSTQATAIVGVFGIAAATTGWNERRARSAGRNVRVVHVHPGDHAGYYPGATPIHIKLIIDADTDAILGAQAVGDAGVDKRIDVIATAMHAGLTATDLADLELAYAPQFGSAKDPINIAGMVADNRKNDERSIQWHEIEQIAGVQLIDVRTAAEFAAGSIPGAINIPVDELRANIAHIEDEVIVFCQVGLRGHIATSLLSGHGITVSNLDGGYVTWSHSRLV; encoded by the coding sequence ATGACTACAACTGTGATTGTTGGCGGCGTCGCTGGCGGAATGTCCACTGCAACCAGACTGCGGCGTCGTGACGAAAACATGGAGATCATCGTGTTTGAAGCATCCCCTCATGTTTCATACGCAAACTGCGGCCTGCCCTACTATGTTGGCAGCATCATCCCCGAGCGGGAGTCGCTACTTCTCCAGACACCAGAATCACTGTCCAGTCGCTTTAATATCGATGTCCACGTCAACCATCGCGTGACAGCTATTGATCCAGAAAACCAAATAGTAACCGTACAGACGCCAACCGGTCAGATCACCCAAAAATACGACTTCCTGGTCCTGTCCCCTGGCGCTCGCCCTATCACACCCCCTATTCCTGGTATCGAACGTGCCACAATGCTGAGGACCGTGGAAGATGCAGACGCAATCGTCGAAAAGCTCACTGCGAATACGAAGACTGCCGCAATCATCGGTGGCGGTTTTATCGGATTAGAACTCGCTGAAAACTTCAGAAATCGCGGGATGAACGTAACCGTTATCGAACGAGCACCGCATATTCTTACACCTTTTGATCAAGAGATGGCAGGAATAGTAACCCAACGGCTCCGGGAAAACGGAGTCACGGTGCTGACTAATACCGAAGTAACCGCCATAGGCGACGTTACAATTACGCTTTCCACAGGTGAAGAACTCTCAGCAGACCTAGTTATTGCAGCAATAGGTGTGGCGCCTGACTCAAGCCTTGCCAAAGCGGCAGGAATCGAACTTGGCGATCGCGGCGGAATTAAAGTCAATGACCAGCTCCAAACCAATATTTCTAATATTTTTGCGCTGGGTGATGCTGCCGAGAAACGTGACTCAATAGACGGCAGCGACCAACTTATTCCGCTGGCTCAGACCGCAAACCGAAACGGTCGACTTGTCGCGGATATAATAACCGGCCGAAATGTTAGCCGAACATCGACTCAAGCAACCGCAATCGTCGGCGTTTTCGGTATAGCTGCCGCAACAACGGGCTGGAATGAACGGCGCGCCCGAAGCGCGGGCCGCAATGTCCGTGTGGTTCATGTTCACCCCGGCGACCACGCCGGATACTACCCTGGCGCAACACCTATCCATATCAAGCTGATTATCGATGCAGACACCGACGCAATCCTCGGCGCGCAAGCAGTCGGCGACGCGGGCGTCGATAAGCGCATCGATGTCATCGCAACCGCAATGCATGCGGGTCTAACAGCCACAGATCTTGCCGACCTAGAGTTGGCCTATGCGCCGCAATTCGGCTCTGCTAAAGACCCCATCAACATCGCTGGAATGGTTGCAGACAACCGAAAAAACGATGAACGCAGCATACAATGGCACGAAATTGAACAGATCGCCGGGGTGCAACTTATCGACGTGAGAACCGCAGCCGAATTCGCTGCTGGTAGCATTCCAGGAGCAATCAATATACCTGTCGACGAATTACGCGCAAACATCGCCCACATCGAAGACGAAGTCATCGTTTTCTGCCAAGTGGGTCTGCGCGGACATATCGCGACGTCGCTTCTTTCTGGTCACGGTATAACCGTTTCAAATCTTGATGGTGGTTATGTAACATGGTCGCATTCTCGATTAGTGTAG